Part of the Candidatus Dormiibacterota bacterium genome, CCCAGGATGTCGTAGGCGGCCAGAGCCAACTCGTCGAGCCCGCTGCGCTCGATGCCCAGTTCCTGGCAGAATTCGTGGGCCTCCTCATCGGAGAGGCCTGCCAGCTCCGCCTCGATTTTGCCGCACAGCACTACGACGCGGCTTCCTTCGGCCTGCGCGACCTCACGCACCTCGGCCACCAGGGGGCCCGGCTTGCCGATTTGGGCTTCGTCGATATTGGCGACATAGAAGAGCGGCTTGGCGGTGATGAGGAACGACTCGGCGGCCACCTCAGCCTCGGGCGAATCGGCGGGGAAGCTGCGCGCCGGCTTGCCCGCTTCGAGGGCCTCAACCAGATGCTTGGCCGCATCGACCTTATAGCGAATCTTCGGGTTCGCTCGCGCCTCGCGGTCGAGCTTATCGACCCGCTTCTGCAGCGTCGCCAAATCGGCGAGCGCGAGCTCGATCCCGATAATCTCGATGTCGCGCTTCGGATCGGGCCCGCCTTCGACGTGCGTCACGTTGCTATCTTCGAAGCAGCGTACCACCATCGCTATCGCATCGGTCTCGCGAATGTGGCTCAAAAATGCGTTCCCGAGGCCTTGGCCCGTGCTGGCCCCGCGCACCAAACCGGCGATATCGACGAAGCGCACGGTTGCCGGCACGATCCGTCGAGCGCTGACGATTTTCTCGAGTACGCCGAGACGCTCGTCCGGGACGGCGACTTCGCCGACGTTGGGCTCGATCGTAGCGAACGGATAATTCGCCGCTAAAGCTTGAGCCGAGCGCGTCAGCGCGTTGAAAATGGTGGACTTACCGACGTTAGGAAGCCCGACAATACCGCATGAAAGTGCCATGATGAACGGCCCTCGGTTCGTGCGCGCGAACCCGCCGACCTACTTGGTCGCCGTAATCGGATGCTTCCCCTGGCAAGAAAACGTGCATCCCGTGTCGGATACGACGGCATGCGACAGATGAAGGTCGACAAGCTCGGCATCGACCTCCTCACACACGATCCGGTGGTGATCCTCAAGGATTTGAACGGGTCGCACTACCTTCCGATTCTCATCGGACCTTTCGAAGCGACGGCCATCGCGCTCGCGCTCGAAGGCGCCCCGGTTCCGAGGCCGCTCTCCCACGATCTGATGCGCACGATTTTAGAAACGCTGGGCGCAAGCCTCGAGCAGGTCGTCATTCACGACATCCGGGATTCGACGTTTTTCGCTAAATTGCTGGTTCGAACCAACGGCGCGATACAAGAAATCGATACGCGCCCGTCCGACGGCATCGCGCTCGCGCTACGCATGCAAGCGCCGATCTACGTTACGGACAAGATCGTTCTGGAAGAAGCCACTGCGGATAAGTCTGCGATCGACGAATCGGAGAT contains:
- the ychF gene encoding redox-regulated ATPase YchF: MALSCGIVGLPNVGKSTIFNALTRSAQALAANYPFATIEPNVGEVAVPDERLGVLEKIVSARRIVPATVRFVDIAGLVRGASTGQGLGNAFLSHIRETDAIAMVVRCFEDSNVTHVEGGPDPKRDIEIIGIELALADLATLQKRVDKLDREARANPKIRYKVDAAKHLVEALEAGKPARSFPADSPEAEVAAESFLITAKPLFYVANIDEAQIGKPGPLVAEVREVAQAEGSRVVVLCGKIEAELAGLSDEEAHEFCQELGIERSGLDELALAAYDILGLMTYLTAGEQEVRAWTVAKGSKAPEAAGKIHSDIERGFIRAEIVSYPDYVKYRTMDALKSAGLLRSEGKDYVMQEGDVVNFRFNV
- a CDS encoding bifunctional nuclease family protein gives rise to the protein MRQMKVDKLGIDLLTHDPVVILKDLNGSHYLPILIGPFEATAIALALEGAPVPRPLSHDLMRTILETLGASLEQVVIHDIRDSTFFAKLLVRTNGAIQEIDTRPSDGIALALRMQAPIYVTDKIVLEEATADKSAIDESEMSKFKKFLEELKPSDFNR